Part of the Flavobacterium okayamense genome, CTACCTGGGGCAAACATTAAAACACGCGTTCTTCCTCCAACATTGTCTGGTCCTCTTTCAACCCATTGATTATCCATTCCATCACCAGGAACTCTTCCAGTTTGTTCTAGCTGTTCTAACTGCATTTGAAGTTGCAATGTTACTTCAGGTGTTGGTCTTCCTAGTGATGGATCAGCTGTATATAGCCACTCTTGTTCGTAAAAAGCATTAGGTGGAATACCTAAAGCTTTACGTTCCTTCTTTGGCAAAACTTTAGTTTTAGCAAAAGGGTGATTCCTTAAAAAGTTAGAGTACTTCTCTTTTAATTCATCTACGGTTAATTCTTTTACAGAATTTTCAGTTTGAGATGTAACAAGATTACTAAAAAAAAGCAATGCTAAGCAAATAAAAAAATTCTTATTCATATTGATAAATTTGGAAAGTCAAATATAAATTATTTTTAATAAAAAAAACCCCTGATAATCAGAGGTTTTAAAATTTATTTTTACTATTCCAATTAGTAAATTATTTTTTGTGTTTTTGTGTTACCGTTAACATCTTTTACTTTAACAATCAATGCTTGATTCGTTGAAAGAATTGATTGAATTGTAAAGTTAGATTCTTGAATTTGAGAAGCTTCAAAAAGTTTTCTTCCAAGTACATCAAATACAATGATTTGATCTAATTTTTCTGAAGAATTAATTTGAATTCCAGAATTATTAGCATAAACAGAAATTGTATTTTCAAAAACATCATCTGCAGATAAAGTCCCTGATTTGAATACTAATTCAAATCTTTCTTTATAATTACCTGATTGAGTTGTAAATTGATAATCTCCTTGTTTTAAATCATGAATAATGTTTGTTTCTTTATCTTTTAAGTAGATTTCTTGCGAAGCAAATAATCCATCAACTTGTTCAATACTTAATGAGTAATTTCCGCTTTCTAATACTTGTAATCCTAAAGGAATTATATCATTATCATCGAATGGTAATCCTTTACCTTGAATTACATAAGCTTCATCATTTAAAAGATTATATACCATTGGTTTAGAACCATCTAAAACTTTTGCGTCGATTAAATTGTCAACACCATTAGAAGCTCCATTCATATATCCAACTAAGATTTGATTATATGATGTATTATCATCATTTAAGTTTAACCAAATTCTATGTTTCTCAACATCTATTGAGCTAGACGATGATTTAAAGAATTGTGTGCTTGCTGAGGCATTAACCCTTTGATCGTTTGAAAAATTAACTAATCCAAAATCAAATGATCTTACAAAAAACCCTTGACCATTTTGAATAATTCCATTAGGGACTTTTGCACTTGCAAATGCTGCTGTACCACCTAAAGTTGTATATGATGCAAAGTTATTTTGAGGATAAACACCTCCACTTGCAGGTGTTGTATTTGTCCAAAAATATAATGCTCCAACTAGTGTTTCGTTGTCTAGTAAAAATCTATCTGCGTCTATTGGAGAAGCATAAGGGTTTCCAAATAAGTTATAACCTATTCCTGCTTCAACTGAATAATCTCCATTAAAAGGAACTCCAGAAAACTGACCATTAAATACAGCAGGAGTAACACTTGACCAGTTATTTGCAGAGCGGATCATATATCCTTTTGCAGCTGAGAAATTATTAGTTGGAGTTACAGATTGATAAGCTGTAGGTGTTGTTGTGCCAGTATATAAATACTCATAAAAACGAGTTGACACTGTATTTGGCGAAAACGCTTGTAACTGTTGCCCAGATACCGGAGAAGACCAAGCTGTGTAATCTAAACGAATCATCGGAGATGAAGAACGTTTAACAATTATATTTCCAGTATTTGACACAGATCCATTAATTTGACGTAGTGCAGCATTATTCTCTATTGTTAAAGTACCGGTACCGTTAACTGTTACTTCATTTCCAACAATTAAAGTATGATTTGGATTGAAAACAACATTAGCCCCAGAATTAATAATAACAGAACATGCTTCTAAATCAGATGAAGAAGAATAGCTTCCATTAAAAATTGCTTGTACATTTCTTAAAGGAACTCCATTAGACCAAGAAGAACCATTCCAAGTTGTTGTAATTACGCCGCATGCATTTGGTGTTTCAATCAATTCTTTATAGCAAATCTCAAAAGAAAAACTGTTTAAAACCCCATCTCTAGTGTCAGCATTTACATCCGCTGCAGCAAAAATCCAGTTTCCTTGTGAAGATTCTCCATTTAAAGTTGCTAAACTTCCTACTGGTTGCATCGTTCCCGCTCCAAAATTACAACTTCCAGAAGCAGTACCTGATTGATCATCCCAAGTTCCTACTAAGTTTGCTGATGCATTATTACATCCACCTGTTTGAAATAAAGCTACAAAAGTTCCATTAGGACTCTGCATTGCCGTATATAATTGATTTCTTCTTGAATGTGTTATGTTTGTTGATACATTTACATCTGTAATAATAACATTATCTGGAATATTTAATGCCCATGCCTGATATGCTAAAGGATTTTGAGCAGTAATAACATTACCAGTAGTCAATGTTCTAGTATAGGTTTGACAAACATCATTAACAGTATAACCAATTGCAAAATCATTTGTATTTATTGCATAATAATCATTCCCTGTAGGCTCTATTAAAATTCTACAAAACGGCGCAGAAACATTAGGAATGGTTACCGTTTGAGTTCCATCATTTGGTGTATTTGCTGCTAATGTTATTGGAAAAGTTTTTCCACCATCTGTTGATAATTTAATATTAACATTATTTGAACCTGCAAGCGAAGTAGTGTTATTAACTGACCAAGTAACTGTTTGTGTTGATCCTTGAGTATAATTAATTCCAGTAGTGTTTTGAGATGTAACTAAGAAAGGTCCTGCAGAAGTTGTAAAAGTTACAGCTGTGTTCACGCTCTCATTTGTACCCCCTCCAGGTCTGTTATCTCTAACGGTCATTCTAAAATTTAAAGTTCTATTAATTGTTGGAACAATTTCCCACTGATTTCCAGCAACTCCATTTGCAACGTGGTCTTCTAATCTAGGAAAATATCTTGTACCATTATTTTTAGGTAAATATGATCTAAAGTTTGCTCCATTAGTTTTTGTTCCTGAAGGATAAGAGGCTGCTGCACCTACTGTTGTAGCATCATCAACCTGCTCCCAACAATATGATAATATATCATTTGCATCAGCATCAGTTGCAGTTCCAGTTAACTTAAAAGCCGTTCCTATTGGCAAAGTTTTTGTTGCTGGAGCCGATGGATTTGGAACTGCATTTCCAATATTTATTGTTTGCAAACAAAAACCTGAATCAGCGCCACCACAATCTTTTGTTTTAATATTGTTTGTTACTTGTTGTATAGTTCCTGCATGAAAAATAGGAATAGAATGTGCTGCAACATCAGTTGCACCAGTAATACCAGCATAACCCATAATTGTTACACCTGAACCAGGTTCCATATTAACTGAATTGTTCTCTGTACTAAATGAAAAAGTGTGATTACCTCCCATTTGGTGGCCAATTTCATGTGCTACGTAATCAACATCAAAGAAATCTCCTTCAGGGATTGCATCAGCTGGAGAAGTAATACCTCTACCCTTTGAATTATCAGCTGAACATACACAACCTATACAACCTGCATTTCCACCTCCACCATCAGCGCCAAATAGGTGACCAATATCATAATTAGCGTTACCTATAACACTCTGTAATGTATTCCCTAATTGTGTATTCCAGTTACCCATTTGAGCAGAATCTGAATATGGATCTGTTGCTGGATTATAATAAATAACAGCAGTAGTGTTAGCAATTAATTGCATAGTTGAGTTAAAATCCATTTCAAAAATTGCATTACATCTTGTATAAGTAGCATTGAAAGCTGCTAAAACAATTGCCTCATCAGCTGCTGTACCAGCAGTAGAAGCACCAAAATAATTAGCATACTCACCTGTACAAGATTGTGCCATTTGAAAAACTCTTAGTAAACCATCATCAGCATTTCTAAGAACTGAAGTATTTTCTCCTTCAATATTTCTTCCAAACTCTCTTACTGCTTCTTCAGTAGTACAAACTAATTTCCCAGTAGAATCTCCTCTTTTTGCTCTATCAAAAACAATAAACGTTTTATAATCCATTGAATAAGGATCAATAACATAAGTAGAGCCATTACTGTTTCTAACAATAGCATTTAAGCCATTGAAAGGAGAAACACTAAATCTAATGACAGATCCTGGGTCATTAACTGCTTTTCCTGCAAAAGATCTAATGTTAGGGTGTTGTTGTTGAAGCGCCTCTTCAAATGTTGATGCTTCGATAATTCTGTAATCTACTAATTCTCCTGTAGGAGAAGGAATTGATACAATTACATTTGATTGACCGAAAAACTGACCTCTTTTAGGCACATTTGTCAAATCATTGACAAAATTTTGATAATCAAATTCAAATAATTTATAATCGATTGGCAAAGAAGAACGTCTTATTTTGCCTTCTGAACCTAATCTAGGTTTTTCAACCTCTCTCCATGCATTTTCTTTCTGTCCAAAAGAAATTAAAACCGAAAAAAGTGCAACCAAACATAGTAGTGTTCTTTTCATTTTTTATGATTTGGGTTAATGATTTGGGTAATTAAATAATATTTCTAATTGACAAATATATCAATTAATTTATAAATTAAAAGATTTATAATAAAAAAGCGACTTTTTTTTAAAGTCGCTTTTTTATTGAATATGTACTAATTAATAAATTACTTTTTTAGTAATTTCTTTATTATTATCTAAAGTTATTTTTACAAGTAAAGCCTGATTATTCTTTATTAAATTTGAAATAGTAATGTTATTAGAATTAACATTTTGTTTTTGATATAAAATCTGACCTAATACATTATGAATAGTTACTGATTTAATATTTTCATAAAGAGAACTTATTGTAAATCCATCTTGTAAAGTTGCAATTGTAATATCATTCACATCAACTACTTCATTAGTATTAAGTAATTGGTTAGTATATCTTAAAACAAATCTATTTTTAAACTCTCCAGAATTAGAAATAAAACTATATGGCATTTGTTTTAAGTCATATATAATATTTAATTCTTTGTCTTCTAAATAAATATCTTGAGAACCTGCAAATAAACCATCCAAAGCACTTAATCCTATCGTATAAACTCCAGGCACAGGAATTTTAACTCCAATTTGTACTTTATCTTGATCATCAAAAGGTAAAACTCTACCTTGAATTAACATTCTTTCGTTATTTATTATAGAATAAATACTCATTTCATTAGATTGCGCATTTGTAATTGCATCGTACAATCTGTCTTTATCGTTTGTTGCATTTTCCACATACCCAACTAAAGTTCTTGTAGAATTATTTTGTGTATTTGCTAAGTCTAACCAAATTCTATGTTTCTCCTGGTCAACAGCAACTTTATTGCTGCTTGCTTGTTTGTAAAATTGCTCATTATTATGACCAATATTTCTCATTGAATTATTAAACGTTAAAGTTTCAGAAGCCGCTGCTCCATCATTCATGTTAACCATAAAACTCTGCCCACCCGCAATAAAACCATTAAATCCTCCAGGACCACTTACTGTACCGGTACCATTATATACAATATAATCATTAACTGTGTAGTTATAAACAAAATCATCGTAAACGGGATCAGATATTGAAGTTGATGGTGTAGTACCATGTGTCCAAATTCTTACCGCTCCTTCTATATTGGTATTTAATGTTAAAAAGTCTAACGCACTAATTGCTGATGGATAGGGATTACCAATTAAATTCCAGTTGTCGTCAAATCTTGTAATTGTAACATTATTATTTCCTAGGAAATCAGCTCCAGTATAATTAGCTCTTGCAATTGATGGTTGAATAACTCCATTTCTAGGAACCCCTGTAAAGTTTCTTGAAAATACATCTCGCATAATATAACCAACACCAGAAGCCATTGAAGTATTTGTAGAAAACACCCAATAACCCCAACCTGCGTTTGGATTAGCTAAAACAGGATTCCAAGAAAAAACATAACCAGTTCCAGGAGTGTTAACTCCATCAACAGGTGAAGACCAATATACATAATCTAAAGCTGCACCAGTTGTAATTCTTTCATAATTAATATTTCCTACGTTAACTCCACTATCATCAACTTGCACCAATGAACCATCATCCCATACATTAAGCGTTCCATTTACAGTTAAGTTATACTGTATTTCAACATAATCAACTGCCTGAATATCTAAAGTATAAGTTGCGTTTACTAATAAACTACAACAAGAAAAACTTCCATCAATTGCTGTATCATAATCTCCATCAATTATTGCTAACATTCCAGAGTTTGGAACACCATTAGACCAAGAAGTACCATTCCAAGTTGTTGATGCTCCTCCACCAATTTGCACAGCAGCTGATGCAATAAAACAAGTAGCAGTATCTTCCATTACTTGACAATAATACTGGTATTCTTCTAAACCTGTAATATCTGAAATATTTAATGTATCAGTAGTTGCACCAGAGTACACACCACCATTTGAAACCATTGTCCAACCTGTATCACCAGGAGCACTAAAATACCATTGATACGTTAATGGTGCACCACCTGCGACAGCTTCAGTCCCAGTAACACTTACTGATGCTGAAGTACATGAAGCACCATAGGTAGCTCCCAAAGTAGTAGCTGATGGAGGTGTTCTAATTCCTTGATAAGTATTAATTAAATCATAATTATCGCTACAACTATTAAAATCAACGATTGTCCAATCAGTTGACACGAAAGTAGTAGAAGGAATTGGTGTTGCGGTTGGGTTTCTTTTAAAATCATACCCTTGTGACCCCAAACCTAAAGCATTAATCCAAGAAGAACCGTCACAAACTCCCCATGTGTCTATAATTGTACCTAATTTATCTAAGTGAATACAATCATTATTATTAACACCACTTGAAACATCATTTTGATCGGCATATGTCCCATCTCCACCAGGAACTGCACACGCTGTACCAACACTAGTCGCTAAAACAAAAGTTCCTCCACTAACTAATGTGCCTGTTAATGGAATATCATCACCTGTTCCACTTCCATTATTTCTAATTAGTACCGAATAGTCTGTCATATCAACAGTAACACCAGTTCCATTAAAGATTTGAATATAACTTAAAGAACCCGATGAAGCATCTGTTACTTCTGAAATAAATAAATCTGTAATCCCATTTGATGTTGGATCACATGTTGAATTATCTTGAACAATTACAGTAAAAGAAGAATATGACAAATCACATGCACTTGCATCTTGAATTATTATATTACCAGTCGTTGCATTAGCAGGTACAATTGCTTCAATAACAGTATCTGAAATAATTGTAAATGAAGCTGAATACGCTCCAAAATGAACTGAAGTAGCTGTTGTTAAACCACTACCGTTTATTGTAACAACTGTTCCAACAGGACCAGAAGCTGGAGATATTGAGCTTACAGATGTTGTAGGCGTACAAGTAATAACTTCACCCGTAATATCAAAAGTATAAGGATTTTCATCACTATCATTATTTGCTATATTAACTGTAGCATTACTAATTCCTACTGTAGCTGAATTAAAAGTTATTTCAAAAGTTGTTGAACCTCCAGATGTTACAGTTGTTCCCGGAGGAATAGACACATAGAAATCAGCAGCATCAACACCTGTAATTGTTATACCAGAAATACTTAAATCATCTGGCCCTGCATTTGTAATCGTAAATGTATGCGAAACATCTACTCCTACAAGCGTTGTTCCAAAATCGGTATCATCTGTTAACGAAGGAGTTGTATCTCCATCTACAATTGAAACACTATTTCCTAAGACATCTATCTCATTATTTACATTATAACATGTCCATTGAATATCATCAACAATAACCTGGTTAGCAGTTATATTTCTAATCTCAATAATTACATTTCCAGAAATATTAATGTTATTTACTGTAAAAACGTGTGGAAGAAAATCATCAAATGGAGTAGATGTACCTTGAGAAACACCGTTTACAAAAAGCTCAACTTGTCTGTTTCCAGCACCAGTAAAACCTTTATATAGAGTAACGCTAAAATCTTGTATTCCTGTGGTAAGTGTAGAAGAAGTTACACTACTATTATCAGCAACTCTTCTTAACATTAATGCACTTCCATTTATTCCAGAACCATTAGCATCACCATTTTCATCTCTTGATTGTACATATGTCCAAGTAACACCATTATCACCAACAAATGACCCGTTAGAATATGACGCTGTTGCGTTTGAATTTGTAAAACTTTCACTTCCACAAGGCCCAGTAGTAATTGTAATTACCAAAGTTTCTGTATCTGTACCATAAGCATTAGTTGCTGAAATTGTAACATTGTAAACTCCAGCTGTTGCAACAGCTCCTGTGATTTGACCCGTTGTTGTATTTATTGACAACCCTGCAGGCAAACCTGTTGCACTATAACTTGTAGGTGAATTTGTTGCAACAATATCATAAGTATAAGCCACCCCAACAATACCAGTATCCGTTAAAGAACTTGTAATAACTGGTGGCGAAGTATTTAACCACTGTGCATATAAAGTTGTATTGGCTGTAATGTTAAAAGTATCACTCGCCACATAAGAAGTTCCACTTCCATCTGCAGCAGTATTCCAACCATTAAACGTATAACCTGTTAAACCTAAACTACCTGTATTTCCTAAAACTGTTACTGAATCACCAGAATTATATGCATTTCCATCTGTTGGAACAGAACCAGAATCATTTCCATTTCCATCATAAGTTACTGAATAAGTTGATGCACCAGAATAAACAGAACCATTTAATGTAAAGTCATCTAGCCTAAAAGTCCCTGTGCCAGAAGCTCCACTTAAAGAAATTACAACAGTTACTGTTCCTGATAAACCAGTCACAGGGCTTGCAACAACTAAATTTCCTGTATCTGCTCCTGTTGTTGGAACAGCCCCAGAACCAACATTAATCCCATTTACAGTCATTGACCAATTTTGTGCTCCAGTATTACTTCTTCTTCTCCAAAAACTAAAACTTGTTACATCAACTTGGTAAGTTGGTGCAACATCAAAAGTTAAAGTAATAGTTGGTGTCCCAAAAGAATTGCTTAAAGAAATAGCTTGACCAGCACTTCCTGCAAAAGAAACCCAAGACCCGGTACTATTTACCCATGAAGAATTTGAAAGATTAGCATCAAAAATACCAGGTGCAACTATATAAGGATGTGCCGTAATTGAAGTTGTACCAAAATCATGTTGATAAATTTGCCCCCAAGAAAGAGCTGAAAATAAAAAAGTTAAAAACAGTAATCTTAATTTCATTATTAAGTAAATTTAGGTTATGTTTATTGCTCTTTCTTTAAAAAAGAAAAAGCCTACAAATTTATGCAAAAATATTTGATATTCAGTAGCTTTGTTGAAAAGTCATTTTATTAAAAGGTTAAGAAATTGAAATCAAAAAACATGAAAAGTCTTACCATTCAAGAGATACAAAACAAAATGGAGTACTTTTGTGCATATCAGGAACGTTGCTATAAAGATGTTAATAACAAGCTCAATAGCTTCTCTTTGATTCCTGAAGCTCGTGAAAAAATTCTGACTTATTTAATTGAAAACAATTTCATAAACGAGGAACGTTT contains:
- a CDS encoding reprolysin-like metallopeptidase; translated protein: MKRTLLCLVALFSVLISFGQKENAWREVEKPRLGSEGKIRRSSLPIDYKLFEFDYQNFVNDLTNVPKRGQFFGQSNVIVSIPSPTGELVDYRIIEASTFEEALQQQHPNIRSFAGKAVNDPGSVIRFSVSPFNGLNAIVRNSNGSTYVIDPYSMDYKTFIVFDRAKRGDSTGKLVCTTEEAVREFGRNIEGENTSVLRNADDGLLRVFQMAQSCTGEYANYFGASTAGTAADEAIVLAAFNATYTRCNAIFEMDFNSTMQLIANTTAVIYYNPATDPYSDSAQMGNWNTQLGNTLQSVIGNANYDIGHLFGADGGGGNAGCIGCVCSADNSKGRGITSPADAIPEGDFFDVDYVAHEIGHQMGGNHTFSFSTENNSVNMEPGSGVTIMGYAGITGATDVAAHSIPIFHAGTIQQVTNNIKTKDCGGADSGFCLQTINIGNAVPNPSAPATKTLPIGTAFKLTGTATDADANDILSYCWEQVDDATTVGAAASYPSGTKTNGANFRSYLPKNNGTRYFPRLEDHVANGVAGNQWEIVPTINRTLNFRMTVRDNRPGGGTNESVNTAVTFTTSAGPFLVTSQNTTGINYTQGSTQTVTWSVNNTTSLAGSNNVNIKLSTDGGKTFPITLAANTPNDGTQTVTIPNVSAPFCRILIEPTGNDYYAINTNDFAIGYTVNDVCQTYTRTLTTGNVITAQNPLAYQAWALNIPDNVIITDVNVSTNITHSRRNQLYTAMQSPNGTFVALFQTGGCNNASANLVGTWDDQSGTASGSCNFGAGTMQPVGSLATLNGESSQGNWIFAAADVNADTRDGVLNSFSFEICYKELIETPNACGVITTTWNGSSWSNGVPLRNVQAIFNGSYSSSSDLEACSVIINSGANVVFNPNHTLIVGNEVTVNGTGTLTIENNAALRQINGSVSNTGNIIVKRSSSPMIRLDYTAWSSPVSGQQLQAFSPNTVSTRFYEYLYTGTTTPTAYQSVTPTNNFSAAKGYMIRSANNWSSVTPAVFNGQFSGVPFNGDYSVEAGIGYNLFGNPYASPIDADRFLLDNETLVGALYFWTNTTPASGGVYPQNNFASYTTLGGTAAFASAKVPNGIIQNGQGFFVRSFDFGLVNFSNDQRVNASASTQFFKSSSSSIDVEKHRIWLNLNDDNTSYNQILVGYMNGASNGVDNLIDAKVLDGSKPMVYNLLNDEAYVIQGKGLPFDDNDIIPLGLQVLESGNYSLSIEQVDGLFASQEIYLKDKETNIIHDLKQGDYQFTTQSGNYKERFELVFKSGTLSADDVFENTISVYANNSGIQINSSEKLDQIIVFDVLGRKLFEASQIQESNFTIQSILSTNQALIVKVKDVNGNTKTQKIIY
- a CDS encoding choice-of-anchor D domain-containing protein, which gives rise to MKLRLLFLTFLFSALSWGQIYQHDFGTTSITAHPYIVAPGIFDANLSNSSWVNSTGSWVSFAGSAGQAISLSNSFGTPTITLTFDVAPTYQVDVTSFSFWRRRSNTGAQNWSMTVNGINVGSGAVPTTGADTGNLVVASPVTGLSGTVTVVISLSGASGTGTFRLDDFTLNGSVYSGASTYSVTYDGNGNDSGSVPTDGNAYNSGDSVTVLGNTGSLGLTGYTFNGWNTAADGSGTSYVASDTFNITANTTLYAQWLNTSPPVITSSLTDTGIVGVAYTYDIVATNSPTSYSATGLPAGLSINTTTGQITGAVATAGVYNVTISATNAYGTDTETLVITITTGPCGSESFTNSNATASYSNGSFVGDNGVTWTYVQSRDENGDANGSGINGSALMLRRVADNSSVTSSTLTTGIQDFSVTLYKGFTGAGNRQVELFVNGVSQGTSTPFDDFLPHVFTVNNINISGNVIIEIRNITANQVIVDDIQWTCYNVNNEIDVLGNSVSIVDGDTTPSLTDDTDFGTTLVGVDVSHTFTITNAGPDDLSISGITITGVDAADFYVSIPPGTTVTSGGSTTFEITFNSATVGISNATVNIANNDSDENPYTFDITGEVITCTPTTSVSSISPASGPVGTVVTINGSGLTTATSVHFGAYSASFTIISDTVIEAIVPANATTGNIIIQDASACDLSYSSFTVIVQDNSTCDPTSNGITDLFISEVTDASSGSLSYIQIFNGTGVTVDMTDYSVLIRNNGSGTGDDIPLTGTLVSGGTFVLATSVGTACAVPGGDGTYADQNDVSSGVNNNDCIHLDKLGTIIDTWGVCDGSSWINALGLGSQGYDFKRNPTATPIPSTTFVSTDWTIVDFNSCSDNYDLINTYQGIRTPPSATTLGATYGASCTSASVSVTGTEAVAGGAPLTYQWYFSAPGDTGWTMVSNGGVYSGATTDTLNISDITGLEEYQYYCQVMEDTATCFIASAAVQIGGGASTTWNGTSWSNGVPNSGMLAIIDGDYDTAIDGSFSCCSLLVNATYTLDIQAVDYVEIQYNLTVNGTLNVWDDGSLVQVDDSGVNVGNINYERITTGAALDYVYWSSPVDGVNTPGTGYVFSWNPVLANPNAGWGYWVFSTNTSMASGVGYIMRDVFSRNFTGVPRNGVIQPSIARANYTGADFLGNNNVTITRFDDNWNLIGNPYPSAISALDFLTLNTNIEGAVRIWTHGTTPSTSISDPVYDDFVYNYTVNDYIVYNGTGTVSGPGGFNGFIAGGQSFMVNMNDGAAASETLTFNNSMRNIGHNNEQFYKQASSNKVAVDQEKHRIWLDLANTQNNSTRTLVGYVENATNDKDRLYDAITNAQSNEMSIYSIINNERMLIQGRVLPFDDQDKVQIGVKIPVPGVYTIGLSALDGLFAGSQDIYLEDKELNIIYDLKQMPYSFISNSGEFKNRFVLRYTNQLLNTNEVVDVNDITIATLQDGFTISSLYENIKSVTIHNVLGQILYQKQNVNSNNITISNLIKNNQALLVKITLDNNKEITKKVIY